One Lucilia cuprina isolate Lc7/37 chromosome 4, ASM2204524v1, whole genome shotgun sequence DNA segment encodes these proteins:
- the LOC111674821 gene encoding uncharacterized protein LOC111674821 isoform X2 encodes MSSKSQCSSISVQNLTQNSKLEKKLRFNEENIQQTHHPVQKDYGFIAIPEAKTPFPRHGDPISAEDLRKRLQESLDRANRMMLNDNTDDERSFNMDELQTPLTSLDFEDQERRRSEFYKKPFVLIS; translated from the exons atGTCGAGCAAATCTCAATGTTCAAGTATTTCGGTCCagaatttaacacaaaattccaaattagagaaaaaattaCGATTCAATGAAGAAAACATACAGCAAACACATCATCCAGTTCAAAAGGATTATGGATTTATTGCTATCCCTGAAGCTAAAACACCATTTCCTAGGCATGGTGATCCCATATCAGCCGAAGATTTGCGTAAACGTTTACAAGAATCACTGGATCGTGCTAATCGTATGATGCTCAATGATAATACTGATGACGAACGTAGCTTTAATATGGATGAACTGCAAACACCATTAACAAGTTTAGATTTCGAAGACCAAGAACGTAGACGATCTGAATTCTATAAAAAAC CTTTTGTTTTGATATCTTAA
- the LOC111674821 gene encoding uncharacterized protein LOC111674821 isoform X1, which produces MSSKSQCSSISVQNLTQNSKLEKKLRFNEENIQQTHHPVQKDYGFIAIPEAKTPFPRHGDPISAEDLRKRLQESLDRANRMMLNDNTDDERSFNMDELQTPLTSLDFEDQERRRSEFYKKRKKFYQSEYIIAQQKSMSTEMPQPGPSIGENWRIVNNDGNYSLPSTFNSFISNNRQSTVNYETLREIAEQMSSSSEQFI; this is translated from the coding sequence atGTCGAGCAAATCTCAATGTTCAAGTATTTCGGTCCagaatttaacacaaaattccaaattagagaaaaaattaCGATTCAATGAAGAAAACATACAGCAAACACATCATCCAGTTCAAAAGGATTATGGATTTATTGCTATCCCTGAAGCTAAAACACCATTTCCTAGGCATGGTGATCCCATATCAGCCGAAGATTTGCGTAAACGTTTACAAGAATCACTGGATCGTGCTAATCGTATGATGCTCAATGATAATACTGATGACGAACGTAGCTTTAATATGGATGAACTGCAAACACCATTAACAAGTTTAGATTTCGAAGACCAAGAACGTAGACGATCTGAATTCTATAAAAAACGTAAGAAATTTTATCAATCTGAATATATTATAGCGCAACAAAAATCAATGAGTACAGAAATGCCACAACCTGGTCCGTCTATAGGAGAGAATTGGCGTATTGTGAACAATGATGGAAACTATTCTTTGCCGTCaacttttaattcttttataagTAATAATCGTCAGTCTACGGTAAATTATGAAACACTGCGTGAAATTGCCGAACAAATGTCTAGTTCAAGTGAACAATTTATTTAG